The nucleotide sequence CGGAGTGGATCGACGGCAGGCCGAGGAACGGCGGGATCTCGCTGAAGCAGGTGGCGGTCACCCCTCGGGCCGCCATCCGGCGGACCTCCGCGGCGGCGAGCTCCGCATCCCACAAGGGGATGATCATGAGCGGGATCAGCCGGCCGTTCGTGCCCGCGCACCACTCGTCGACCATCCAGTCGTTGTAGGCCTGCACGCACAGCAGGCCGAGCTCCCGGTCGTTCATCTCGGTGAAGGTCTGGCCGCAGAAGCGCGGCATCGTGGGGAAGCACATCTGGGCTTCTGTCCAGTTGAGGTCCATGTCCTCGAGGCGGGCCTTCTGGTCGTAGCAGCCTGGGCGCATGTCCTCGTAGGTGATCGGGGTGACGGTGACCTGCTCCCGCGGCACCCCCACGGCGGCCGCCAGCCGCGTGTGGGGGATCGCCTTGTCCTCGAACACCCACCAGTCGGCGAGCGGGCCCTCGCCCTCCTCGCCCATCTCGTAGGCGAACTTGCCGCCGATGAAGGTCATGGACTTCACCGGATGGCGCTCGATGTGGGGGCCGACCTCCTTGTACTTCTGGGGGAGCCGGTCCTGCCAGACGTTCGGTGGCTCGATGACGTGGTCGTCGACCGAGATGATCTTGGGGAGGTCCTCCATGGCCGCATCCTAGCCCAAAAATGAAACAGGTTCTAGTGGCGGGATAGGGTGCGGGCATGGACTACCCGGCGATCCCACACGAGTCGATCGAGGCCGGCGCCGCCCTGTTCACGCTGGTCGAGCCGCATCGGGGCCACGAGGTGGCCTACAACCGATGGTACGAGCGCGACCACTTCTACGCCGGGTGCCTGATCGGGCCCCTCTGGTTCGCCGGCCGGCGCTGGGTGGCCACCCGGCCGCTGAAGGAGTTGCGCTACCCGGCTACGACCCCCTTCCTGCCGGACATCGCCGCGGGCTCCTACCTGGCGACCTACTGGATCCTGAAGGGTCACGAGCAGGAGGCCATCACCTGGGGGACGACCCAGGTGAACTGGCTGCACCCGGCGGGACGGATGTTCGAGCATCGCGACCACGTACACACGCTCATGTACGTCCACCGGTGGGCGCTGTCGCGCGATGCCGACGGTGTGCCGGCCGCGCTGGCGCTCGACCATCCCTTCGGTGGCCTGGTGGCGGTGATGGTCGATCGCCGAGAATCGACGGAGCCCCGAGCGATGTCGGGCTGGCTGCGGGAGCAGTGCCTGCCCTCGCTCATGGCCGGGACCCCATGGGCCTTGACGTGCGCGCTGACCCCGATCCCCCTCCCGGCGGACGCCCCGGTGTTCCAACCCGAGAACCCTGGTGTGGAGCGGCGGATGCTGCTGATGTGCTTCGTGGACGGCGACCCCCGCGAGTGTTGGGGCACCTTCGCCGGATTGGGCGACGCGGTGCGCGACGGGGGACTCGGTGAAGTCTCCTACGTGGCACCGTTCATCCCCACGATCCCCGGCACCGACACCTACGCCGACCAGCTCTGGTAACCGCCCGAGCTGACCCCGTCCACCAACCACCCCGAACCTCCGAACTGTTCACCCATCCGCGGTACCCGACCGCGCACCGCTGAACAGTTCCGCGTGCGGGATCGTCCGGCGACGGACAGTCACGCGACCGCGCGGCGCTACCGAGCCAGACCTTCGGCCTCCCGGATGGCGGCGATCACCCGATCCGGGCGGTACCAGACATCGAACTCGGGGATCTGGAACCACGATCCACCCCGCCCCCTCGAGCCGACGCCGGCGCTGCGCGTCGCGTGCCCGATCGCTCACGCTCGAGTGGTACAGGTCACTCTGGACCTCGTCGATCGGGCGCTCCACCAGCAACTCCCGCAGTGCCAGCTGGTGTGGCGTCGGCGCGCAGCCCGCGACCCGCAGCACCCGGGGGGAGAGGCGGACCAGCTGCCCGCGCCGGACACGCTGATCGATCAGCCAGCGAGGAACGCCGAGGGCCCGCAACTGGCGCATGGCCACCACCGCATGCTGGTGGGTGGCGAGCTCGGCGATGGTGTGGTCGTGGTCCATGGCGGCCATCTCACCAGGACCCAGGGACACTCTCGGAGGCACGCCCTCCCCACCCCCCGACCATGAACTGTTCAGCTCCACGCGGTCGCAGACCGCGAATCAATGAACAGTTCGATGGGGGCGGGACCGGGAGGGGCGGGGGCGTCAGCCTACGAACCGATTGACCGCGAAGCGGCCGATCAGTACCCAGTTCGTCCACAGGGCCACCCCAGCGAGCACCGCCAGCAGCGGCCAGCGCAGCCAGCTCGGGAGCCGGTAGCCGATCGAGGCGTACACCGGGTAGATGACCCAGTCCGCCAGCACGAACCGGTTGAAGCTCGCCAGCACGCTCGAGCAGAGGGGCAGCGCGATCATGGCCACGCCGAGCACCCACGACTCCATGGGGAACCGGTCACGCCTGCTGAACGCCACATAGGCGATCGCCGCCAGCACGATCGGTACGCACCACAGGTCGAGGTTGCGCGCCACCAGCGCCGGCACCATCACCGTCGAGGGTTCCGGATCGAGGTTGGCGAACCCCTGAGCCACCGAGCTCCACGGCCAGCTCAGCTCCCGCCCCCAGTCGTCCTGCACCTTCGCCCAGGCGAACGGGTCACCGACCTGGTGCCACATCGTGAGCAGCACGAGGCTCAGGCCCACCACCCCTGCAATCGCGTAGGTGACCGCCCACCGATCGACCCGGCGCTGGCGGATGATCCGAGCGAGCACCAGCACCGCAGGCACGACCACCCCGATCGAGCGGGTGGTGCCGATGGCCACCAGACACGCCGCGGCGATGCCGTGCCGCCCCCGCCGGTCGGCCCAGATGGCGCCGGCCCCGAGGGCGATGAACAACCCTTCCGAGTAGAAGGCCCACAGGAACAGCGATGCCGGGAAGAGTGCGAGCAGCGCGACCGCCAGCCGGGCGACCCGCTCGCCCTTCCACGCCTTCGCTGCTCCCCATACCGTCACGAACGCCGCCAGTCCCGTGAGGGTGACCGTGACGTGCACCGCGATCGCGTCGGACCCGGTCAGCCAGTAGAGCGGCGTCGCCAGCCACGAGATCCCGGGGAAGAACGCGTGGCTCGGCATCACCGGCCGGGGGTTCCAGTAGCCGTAGTGCAGGATGCGCAGGTAGTGCTCGCCGTCGT is from Rhabdothermincola sediminis and encodes:
- a CDS encoding amidohydrolase family protein, with the translated sequence MEDLPKIISVDDHVIEPPNVWQDRLPQKYKEVGPHIERHPVKSMTFIGGKFAYEMGEEGEGPLADWWVFEDKAIPHTRLAAAVGVPREQVTVTPITYEDMRPGCYDQKARLEDMDLNWTEAQMCFPTMPRFCGQTFTEMNDRELGLLCVQAYNDWMVDEWCAGTNGRLIPLMIIPLWDAELAAAEVRRMAARGVTATCFSEIPPFLGLPSIHSGYWDPFFAACDETGVVVNMHIGSSSKMPSTSEDAPPAVGSTMTFTNCMMSMVDFLMSGVLPKFPNLRLAYAEGQLGWIPYILERADKVWEANRGWGGVGDLVPNPPSTYYAQQIYACFFDDQHGLTPDALDKIGVNNILFETDYPHSDSTWPHTKETAWKLMGHLPPATIRRLVRGNAIDLYRLDLAV
- a CDS encoding type IV toxin-antitoxin system AbiEi family antitoxin domain-containing protein gives rise to the protein MDHDHTIAELATHQHAVVAMRQLRALGVPRWLIDQRVRRGQLVRLSPRVLRVAGCAPTPHQLALRELLVERPIDEVQSDLYHSSVSDRARDAQRRRRLEGAGWIVVPDPRVRCLVPPGSGDRRHPGGRRSGSVAPRGRVTVRRRTIPHAELFSGARSGTADG